A single window of Gambusia affinis linkage group LG18, SWU_Gaff_1.0, whole genome shotgun sequence DNA harbors:
- the nedd8 gene encoding NEDD8 — translation MLIKVKTLTGKEIEIDIEPTDKVERIKERVEEKEGIPPQQQRLIYSGKQMNDEKTAADYKIQGGSVLHLVLALRGGHPLRSTF, via the exons ATGTTGATTAAAGTGAAG ACTCTCACTGGCAAGGAGATAGAGATTGACATAGAGCCCACAGATAAG GTGGAGCGAATTAAAGAAAGAGTGGAGGAGAAAGAGGGGATCCCTCCACAACAACAGAGGTTGATCTACAGTGGAAAACAGAT GAATGACGAGAAAACGGCCGCAGACTACAAGATCCAGGGCGGCTCCGTCCTTCACCTGGTGCTCGCCCTCAGAGGAGGCCACCCGCTCCGCTCCACGTTTTAA
- the gmpr2 gene encoding GMP reductase 2, whose translation MPRIENDVKLDFKDVLLRPKRSTLKSRSEVDLLRSFSFRNSKGSYRGIPIIAANMDTVGTFEMAQALHEFTLFTAIHKHYSIDDWSEFAAKHPKCLESVAVSTGTGEGDFDKISAIVEAVPQLKYICVDVANGYSEHFVHFVKDVREKFPSHTIMAGNVVTGEMVEELILAGADIIKVGIGPGSVCTTRKKTGVGYPQLSAVIECADAAHGLGGHIISDGGCTCPGDVSKAFGAGADFVMLGGMLAGHSESGGETIEKNGKKYKLFYGMSSDTAMKKHAGGVADYRASEGKTVEVPYKGPVDDTIRDVLGGVRSTCTYVGAAKLKELSRRTTFIRVTQQLNTVFGNS comes from the exons ATGCCTCGCATTGAGAATGACGTCAAGCTGGACTTCAAGGATGTTCTCCTCCGACCCAAACGGAGTACGCTCAAGTCCAGGAGTGAG GTGGACCTGTTGAGGAGCTTCAGTTTCAGGAACTCCAAGGGCAGCTACAGAGGGATTCCCATCATCGCCGCCAACATGGACACCGTGGGGACCTTCGAGATGGCCCAGGCTCTGCACGAG TTCACTCTCTTCACTGCAATCCACAAACATTACTCTATAGACGATTGGTCAGAGTTTGCTGCAAAGCATCCTAAGTGCCTGGAG AGTGTTGCCGTCAGCACGGGGACTGGAGAAGGAGACTTTGACAAGATCTCGGCCATCGTGGAGGCCGTGCCGCAGCTCAAGTACATCTGCGTAGACGTGGCTAACGGCTACTCCGAACACTTCGTTCACTTCGTCAAAGACGTCCGGGAGAAGTTTCCCTCGCACACCATAATG gCAGGGAACGTAGTGACAGGAGAAATGGTGGAAGAACTGATTCTCGCTGGAGCCGACATCATTAAAGTAGGCATCGGACCAG GCTCTGTGTGTACCACCCGTAAGAAGACAGGGGTTGGCTACCCGCAGCTCAGCGCTGTGATTGAATGTGCAGATGCAGCCCACGGCCTGGGCGGCCACATTATATCT GATGGAGGATGTACCTGCCCAGGAGATGTCTCTAAGGCTTTTG gcgCCGGAGCCGACTTTGTGATGCTGGGCGGGATGCTGGCTGGTCACTCCGAGAGCGGCGGCGAGACCATCGAGAAAAACGGCAAGAAGTACAAGCTGTTTTATGGGATGAGCTCCGACACGGCGATGAAGAAGCACGCAGGAGGCGTAGCCGATTACAG AGCGTCAGAGGGGAAGACGGTGGAGGTTCCCTACAAAGGGCCGGTGGATGACACGATACGAGACGTCCTGGGAGGCGTGCGCTCCACCTGCACCTACGTTGGAGCAGCTaagctgaaggagctgagccGCAGGACGACCTTCATCCGGGTCACCCAGCAGCTCAACACCGTCTTCGGGAACAGCTAA
- the homezb gene encoding homeobox and leucine zipper encoding b — protein MRQLADRTNIKPIQTPSSLEGSQSALGITVPQWSARICLPLLSEDKRVLWVHANEVNVQTDKVAELENAFSRSPYLTRKQTNALAQCCSLHPDQVKVWFIAQRLRYGISWDYKDIREIWNKLNSNRKDKEGDEEFQDRVKNDQVKSKKMSLMEGEANWNTEQERPMEKETDRRVIEDEAATSDKRRTIGVMSNRRKKRKKRDIKWITDLAQTPEVKMDPSDPSYVPKKKRRAHTKLISSPAKNDYENLLVEAEIPFVDFSSVVLEPQTQTSTAIPITESQADLQGRRMTLLKSCLEEKADALACLEEALSSERAKENDVTKVDELKELVKAENNFLTARSPTAGTSQEEVLLTEGAVLRPRSRLKTQSQLLMLRRAFLEFQYPDPEQYSMLTRLVGIQRHHLVQWFGDRRYSIKKSKPRWMTEEQYKEILANIRYRQYKNILLKGLLRKTE, from the coding sequence ATGAGGCAACTCGCTGACAGAACGAACATCAAACCCATACAGACCCCCAGTTCTCTGGAAGGCAGCCAATCGGCGTTGGGTATCACAGTGCCTCAGTGGAGCGCCCGCATATGTCTCCCCCTGCTCTCTGAGGATAAAAGGGTGTTGTGGGTTCATGCAAATGAGGTTAACGTGCAGACGGATAAAGTGGCGGAACTCGAAAATGCCTTTAGCAGGTCCCCCTATCTGACACGCAAACAGACTAATGCTCTAGCCCAGTGCTGCTCCCTGCATCCAGACCAGGTGAAGGTTTGGTTTATAGCGCAGAGGCTCCGTTACGGCATTAGCTGGGACTACAAAGACATCAGGGAGATCTGGAACAAGTTGAATTCCAATCGCAAAGACAAGGAAGGAGATGAGGAGTTCCAAGACAGGGTCAAGAACGACCAAGTAAAGAGCAAGAAGATGTCTTTGATGGAAGGAGAGGCGAATTGGAATACGGAGCAGGAGAGACCAATGGAAAAAGAAACGGATAGAAGAGTGATTGAGGACGAAGCCGCCACTTCAGATAAGCGGAGAACAATTGGGGTCATGTCgaacaggagaaagaaaagaaagaaacgagACATCAAGTGGATCACCGACCTAGCACAAACACCAGAAGTGAAAATGGATCCATCTGATCCATCATATGTccccaagaaaaaaagaagagcacaCACAAAACTGATCTCCAGCCCAGCTAAAAACGACTACGAGAATCTTCTTGTCGAGGCTGAAATCCCATTCGTTGACTTTTCATCCGTCGTTCTCGAGCCTCAAACCCAAACCTCTACCGCCATTCCCATAACAGAGAGCCAGGCAGACTTGCAGGGCAGAAGGATGACTTTGCTGAAGAGCTGCTTGGAGGAGAAAGCTGACGCACTGGCTTGTCTAGAAGAAGCTCTGTCTTCTGAACGGGCAAAGGAAAACGATGTTACCAAAGTGGACGAACTAAAGGAGCTTGTTAAGGCTGAAAACAACTTTCTTACTGCGAGGAGTCCAACTGCTGGGACCAGTCAGGAGGAAGTTCTTTTGACAGAAGGAGCAGTGCTGCGTCCCCGGAGCAGACTGAAGACGCAGTCTCAGCTGCTGATGCTAAGGAGGGCCTTCCTGGAGTTCCAGTACCCCGACCCCGAGCAGTACAGCATGCTGACCAGGCTGGTCGGCATACAGCGCCACCATCTGGTGCAGTGGTTCGGTGACCGGCGTTACTCGATAAAGAAATCAAAACCTCGCTGGATGACGGAGGAGCAGTACAAGGAGATACTGGCCAACATCAGGTACCGGCAATACAAGAACATCCTGCTAAAAGGACTGctgagaaaaactgaatga
- the cideb gene encoding cell death activator CIDE-B, which yields MDTTSSFFKSVTKRVWSPPQRPFRICCNRRETKKGITAGTLEELKQRVCQALLLTISAASVYLVCEEDGTEVDSDEFLMTLPDNTMLMALEPGQTWKPQAGTVVLKNHDKPRTGRDIARVTFDLYKISPMDVFGSLSVKATFQGLYSVSADFQCLGPKKVLREALRLASTLLQAAGHLLITSASMIRRVIEGTELWQPQRAEYAATWH from the exons ATGGATACAACGTCGTCATTCTTCAA GTCTGTGACAAAGCGGGTCTGGTCCCCGCCTCAGAGACCTTTCAGAATCTGTTGTAACAGAAGGGAGACCAAGAAAGGGATCACTGCAGGaaccctggaggagctgaaacagaGG GTGTGCCAGGCTTTGTTGCTGACCATTTCTGCAGCATCTGTGTACCTGGTTTGTGAGGAGGACGGTACAGAAGTGGACTCTGATGAGTTCCTCATGACCTTACCGGACAACACCATGCTCATGGCCCTAGAGCCAGGACAGACATGGAAACCACAAGCA GGCACAGTTGTGCTAAAAAACCACGACAAGCCTCGCACCGGCAGAGACATAGCACGAgtcacctttgacctttacAAGATAAGCCCCATGGATGTGTTTGGCTCGCTGAGTGTGAAGGCCACATTCCAAGGCCTGTACTCTGTGAGCGCCGACTTTCAGTGTCTGGGGCCCAAGAAGGTCCTCAG AGAAGCGCTGCGTCTCGCCTCCACCCTCCTTCAGGCCGCTGGGCACCTGCTTATCACCTCTGCGTCCATGATCCGCCGCGTCATCGAAGGCACTGAGCTCTGGCAACCGCAGAGGGCCGAGTACGCAGCCACCTGGCATTAA
- the tinf2 gene encoding TERF1-interacting nuclear factor 2 produces the protein MATRKPKENDASLPFAALQLLAPPVRLVSAALWKVLKQRDVMQYGVVEEFVSSACETVPGLLTLRHQGKLVLGLRARLILELCLRQPDVDVIAPHLERIRVPAPLSSGSAVKKDVKIQKTVESFHFFVQTLLTNEAEREHFFKEQFPTDYGPKFDQELEKLLWEFLIRLDQLLPVPNLAQTVSWLCDAPPVLEECAQAATQPQLLKILLQHQACLGHLESAASLPPNMGDSILASLSLPPSGKIPSDQSAAERTNCSRLGATTPLVPPVIGLVSIGDVPASEKASQGGEKSNSKDAKGDQRDPTAKFTSVKQKPRPAGSLNESRGRKRKHPDSAESDPEEEVISGEKSINGNQKSKETSQTLQNNGYNRELLNRHISKLGIKKLHLPEDPSICSVFASCLNSNPRVVIKKLSVSSASVSLSGGGKSFYKEQQQQKKFSTWKQTSVCQTPESPGLDDKENQPVLSSGSSSSSQQRTPAEIVSLSGGDYVADSEDEASKNFKGRLFMKRYYKTKHGTYVPTLREFWKPGTTRPDLLSAGSKRRR, from the exons ATGGCTACAAGAAAGCCGAAAGAAAATG ATGCCAGCCTTCCCTTTGCTGCTCTCCAGCTGTTGGCCCCTCCCGTCCGCCTGGTGTCGGCGGCGCTCTGGAAGGTGCTGAAGCAGAGGGATGTGATGCAGTACGGCGTTGTGGAGGAGTTTGTGTCTTCGGCCTGCGAGACCGTTCCTGGCCTGCTTACCCTGCGACACCAGGGCAAGCTGGTGCTGGGCCTGAGAGCACGG ttaatATTAGAGTTGTGTCTCAGACAGCCAGACGTTGACGTGATTGCACCACATCTGGAGAGGATTCGTGTTCCTGCTCCTCTTTCATCTGGATCAGCTGTG AAGAAGGATGTGAAAATTCAGAAAACGGTGgaaagtttccatttttttgttcaaacGCTGCTAACAAatgaagcagagagagaacaCTTCTTTAAA GAACAGTTTCCCACTGATTATGGCCCAAAGTTTGACCAGGAGCTGGAGAAGCTGTTGTGGGAATTTCTGATTCGACTAGACCAGTTGCTCCCGGTTCCCAACCTAGCCCAG ACGGTGTCATGGCTGTGTGACGCCCCTCCTGTCCTGGAGGAGTGTGCACAAGCAGCAACTCAGCCACAGCTTCTCAAGATCTTACTTCAACATCAGGCTTGTCTGGGTCACCTGGAGTCGGCAG CGTCTCTACCTCCAAACATGGGCGACTCCATCCtggcttctctctctctgcctccatCTGGAAAAATCCCATCGGATCAGTCGGCCGCCGAGCGGACAAACTGCTCAAGGCTGGGAGCGACCACGCCGTTGGTCCCACCCGTAATCGGACTCGTTTCTATCGGCGACGTTCCAGCCAGTGAAAAAGCCTCGCAAGGTGGCGAGAAATCCAATTCGAAAGACGCAAAAGGTGATCAACGGGATCCAACCGCGAAATTCACCTCAGTCAAACAGAAACCCCGACCTGCTGGTTCCTTAAATGAAAGCAGAGGAAGGAAACGCAAGCATCCAGACTCAGCTGAAAGTGACCCTGAGGAGGAAGTCATATCTGGAGAAAAAAGCATCAACGGGAAccagaaaagcaaagaaacatcgcaaactttacaaaacaacGGCTACAATAGAGAACTCCTAAATAGACATATAAGTAAGCTGGGCATCAAAAAGCTGCACCTGCCTGAAGATCCGTCCATTTGCTCTGTGTTTGCTTCCTGCCTGAACAGCAATCCCAGAGTAGTTATCAAAAAACTCTCAGTTTCTTCTGCTAGCGTTAGCTTGTCTGGAGGAGGGAAGTCCTTCTAcaaggagcagcagcagcagaagaagttCTCAACGTGGAAACAAACAAGTGTCTGTCAAACGCCCGAAAGTCCTGGCCTGGATGACAAAGA aaATCAGCCGGTTTTATCCAGTGGGAGCAGCTCTTCCTCCCAGCAGAGGACTCCTGCAG aAATCGTTTCTCTGTCAGGAGGCGACTACGTAGCAGATTCTGAAGATGAGGCGTCAAAGAACTTCAAAGGGAGG CTGTTCATGAAGCGTTACTACAAGACCAAACACGGCACATACGTTCCCACCCTGAGGGAGTTCTGGAAACCCGGGACGACCCGACCAGACCTGCTGTCCGCCGGCAGCAAACGCAGGCGATAA